In Pyrus communis chromosome 8, drPyrComm1.1, whole genome shotgun sequence, one genomic interval encodes:
- the LOC137743937 gene encoding deoxypodophyllotoxin synthase-like: protein MGSLTLPKLPTINFSIDALKPGSSSWLSTSKQVRYALEEYGCFVAQYDQVSAQLLNNIFGQAKDLFEVPLENKVKNVSDEPYRGYIGPNHLMPLYEGIAIDNVTSPQETQKFKNLMWRDGKSNFCETTDSFAQLLSELEHKVEQMLFKSYGAEKQYESVASANSHLLRFLKYNKPEEADRATLRFASHTDKNFTTIVVQHDVGGLEVKTKDGDWINIESAPSQFLFMAGDGLQVWSNDRIKACHHRVKHCGDKTRYSLGLFTFNNGIIQVPEELVDERHPLLYNPLVSLEYMRFHSRGEARNLVSPLKTFCGVTNSTA from the exons ATGGGTTCCTTAACACTTCCAAAGCTTCCTACCATCAATTTCTCCATCGATGCCTTGAAGCCTGGCTCAAGTTCTTGGCTGTCCACCTCCAAACAAGTTCGATATGCACTCGAAGAGTACGGTTGTTTCGTGGCGCAGTACGATCAAGTTTCTGCACAACTTCTGAACAATATCTTTGGGCAGGCCAAAGATTTGTTTGAGGTTCCTTTGGAAAACAAAGTGAAGAACGTTAGTGATGAACCATATCGTGGGTATATTGGACCCAACCACCTCATGCCACTCTATGAAGGTATCGCCATTGATAATGTCACATCCCCACAAGAAACTCAGAAGTTCAAAAATCTCATGTGGCGCGATGGAAAGAGCAATTTCTG TGAAACTACAGATTCATTTGCCCAATTATTATCAGAGTTGGAGCACAAAGTTGAACAAATGCTATTTAAAAGCTATGGAGCAGAAAAGCAGTACGAGTCTGTTGCTAGTGCCAACAGCCACCTTCTTAGATTCCTCAAGTATAATAAACCAGAGGAAGCTGATCGTGCTACCTTGAGATTTGCGAGCCATACAGACAAGAACTTCACCACCATCGTCGTTCAACACGACGTTGGTGGTTTGGAGGTTAAGACCAAGGATGGTGACTGGATTAACATTGAGTCCGCACCTTCACAGTTCTTGTTCATGGCCGGTGATGGATTGCAG GTATGGAGCAATGATAGAATAAAAGCATGTCATCATCGAGTGAAGCATTGTGGAGATAAGACGAGGTACTCACTTGGGTTGTTTACATTCAACAACGGAATAATACAGGTACCAGAAGAACTGGTGGACGAGAGGCACCCACTGCTCTATAACCCATTGGTTAGTCTTGAGTATATGAGGTTTCACAGTAGAGGTGAGGCCAGGAATTTAGTCTCTCCTCTCAAGACCTTTTGTGGTGTTACAAATTCTACAGCCTAA